From Symphalangus syndactylus isolate Jambi chromosome X, NHGRI_mSymSyn1-v2.1_pri, whole genome shotgun sequence, the proteins below share one genomic window:
- the LOC129475388 gene encoding LOW QUALITY PROTEIN: ubiquitin-conjugating enzyme E2 variant 1 (The sequence of the model RefSeq protein was modified relative to this genomic sequence to represent the inferred CDS: substituted 1 base at 1 genomic stop codon) translates to MTILEMDSGDSHTQQCDCSEYHQIVHLKTDYLAVFSQWPLSRSKERKEKTFTRSPWKSAKDSLRFDSSDRNTRWQPPRAQNVYENQIYSLKIKYGPKSFPFVKFVTKFNMNGVNSSYGVVDPSAISMLSKWQNSCCIKAFLQELXHLMMSKENMKLLQPTEGQCYST, encoded by the exons ATGAcaattctggagatggatagtggtgacAGTCACACACAACAATGTGACTGTTCTGAATATCACCAAATTGTACACTTGAAAACAG ACTATCTGGCAGTCTTCTCCCAGTGGCCACTAAGTAGGtccaaggagagaaaagagaaaacatttacaaGGAGCCCATGGAAAAGTGCTAAAGACTCTCTACGCTTTGATTCTTCA GACCGCAATACAAGATGGCAGCCACCACGGGCTCAGAATGTTTATGAAAACCAAATATACagccttaaaataaaatatggaccTAAATCATTCCCTTTTGTAAAATTTGTAACAAAATTTAATATGAATGGAgtcaatagttc ATATGGAGTAGTGGACCCAAGCGCCATATCAATGCTATCAAAATGGCAAAATTCATGTTGTATTAAAGCTTTCCTGCAAGAGCTTTGACACCTAATGATGtctaaagaaaatatgaaactcCTTCAGCCAACTGAAGGTCAGTGTTACAGCacttaa